A genomic window from Pyxicephalus adspersus chromosome 2, UCB_Pads_2.0, whole genome shotgun sequence includes:
- the OSBPL8 gene encoding oxysterol-binding protein-related protein 8 isoform X1: METIVSEVEPEKTSQNSEIKDTLGSTPVLSSNDDSPVILPTKMSHRQGKDAYLSPTKDLVQATLSPGIIHSHGFDRSKDETLQSKDDTSNSMSKSKSESKLYNGSEKDIASASSKLTKKESLKVQKKNYREEKKRATKELLSTITDPSVIVMADWLKIRGTLKSWTKLWCVLKPGVLLIYKTPKNGQWVGTVLLNACEIIERPSKKDGFCFKLFHPLEQSIWAVKGPKGEAVGSITQPLPGSYLIIRAASESDGRCWMDALELALKCSSLLKRTMIREGKEHDLNSSNENSHVNFYGLLRANNIHSNENFQLNDSEIERQHFKDQDTYSDKSDKENDHDHDHEESDNDGLGKSEESDSDTSERQDDSFIDPEPIDLIKETTYMEESHEELGEAGEASQTETVSEEHKSLIWTLLKQVRPGMDLSKVVLPTFILEPRSFLDKLSDYYYHADFLSEAALEENPYSRMKKVVKWYLSGFYKKPQGLKKPYNPILGETFRCLWLHPKTNSKTFYIAEQVSHHPPVSAFYVSNRKDGFCLSGSILAKSKFYGNSLSALLEGEGRLTFLNRGEDYTMTMPYAHCKGILYGTMTLELGGNVTITCEKTSYSAVLEFKLKPFLGSDDSVNQISGKIKLGKEVLATLEGHWDSEVFINDKKTDLTETFWNPTTEIKQRRLTRCTVHNDEQGEFESERLWQNVTKAINNKDQTEATQEKFVLEEAQRKAAKERKVKGEEWTCHLFEQDSVSGEWHYKYADSRPWDPLNDLIQFEKDGAIQTKVRHRTPMVRSGSVISLSNQGAKREKCNYQVCVPKLKHKSGGQQKKESGCSSPELDNQDSSGSEAHLLTHSTRSRKKGADHGELQSAIESIKKTQEEINRNIIALRNRLTTNASNTDSSFLQQRDYCIIIFLILLQISINYMFK; this comes from the exons GATTTGACCGGAGTAAAGATGAAACCTTGCAAAGTAAAGATGACACTTCTAACTCTATGTCTAAGAGCAAG TCTGAGTCTAAGCTATATAATGGGTCTGAAAAGGACATTGCTTCTGCCTCAAGCAAACTTACAAAAAAGGAATCGCTCAAA GtgcaaaagaaaaattatagggAGGAGAAGAAGAGAGCCACTAAAGAATTGCTCAGTACAATCACAGACCCATCAGTTATTGTCATGGCAGATTGGCTAAAG ATCAGAGGAACATTGAAAAGCTGGACAAAACTGTGGTGTGTGTTAAAACCAGGGGTTCTTTTAATCtacaaaacacccaaaaatggACAGTGGGTAGGCACAGTTCTACTGAATGCCTGTGAAATTATAGAGAGACCGTCTAAGAAGGATGGATTCTGCTTTAAACTTTTCCACCCCTTGGAACAATCAATCTGGGCTGTTAAG GGTCCTAAAGGTGAAGCAGTTGGATCCATCACTCAGCCTCTTCCAGGCAGTTATCTGATTATTCGAGCTGCGTCAGAATCAGATG GAAGGTGCTGGATGGATGCACTAGAGCTGGCTCTAAAATGCTCCAGCCTGCTGAAACGCACCATGATCAGAGAAGGGAAAGAGCACGACCTGAACTCATCCAATGAAAACAGCCATGTAAACTTCTATGGTTTGCTAAGGGCAAACAACATCCACAGCAATGAAAATTTCCA GTTAAATGACAGTGAAATTGAAAGACAACACTTTAAAGATCAAGACACTTACTCTGACAAATCTGATAAGGAAAATGACCACGACCATGACCATGAAGAGTCTGACAATGATGGACTTGGCAAAAGTGAGGAGAGTGACAGTGACACATCAGAGAGACAGGATGACTCTTTTATTGACCCTGAACCAATTGATTTAATCAAGGAAACAACATACATGGAAGAGTCACATGAAGAACTGGGAGAG gcTGGTGAAGCCTCACAGACTGAGACTGTTTCAGAAGAACACAAAAGTTTGATCTGGACATTACTAAAGCAGGTGCGGCCAGGAATGGACTTGTCCAAAGTGGTTCTTCCCACCTTCATACTGGAACCCCGTTCCTTCCTGGATAAGCTTTCAGACTATTACTATCATGCTGACTTCCTGTCTGA agcgGCTCTAGAAGAAAATCCCTACAGCCGAATGAAGAAAGTGGTGAAGTGGTATCTGTCAGGATTTTACAAAAAGCCACAG gGTCTGAAAAAACCTTACAACCCTATACTTGGAGAAACCTTCCGCTGCTTGTGGCTTCATCCAAAAACAAATAGCAAGACATTTTACATTGCTGAGCAG GTTTCCCATCATCCACCAGTGTCTGCCTTTTATGTCAGTAACAGGAAAGACGGCTTCTGTCTAAGTGGAAGTATTCTGGCCAAATCCAAATTTTATG GCAATTCTCTGTCAGCTCTTCTGGAAGGAGAAGGCAGGCTTACATTCCTTAACAGAGGAGAGGATTACACTATGACTATGCCATATGCACACTGTAAAG GAATTCTCTATGGCACCATGACACTGGAGCTTGGAGGAAATGTCACCATTACCTGTGAGAAAACCAGTTATAGTGCCGTTCTAGAGTTCAAATTAAAG CCCTTTCTTGGTAGTGATGACAGTGTAAATCAGATATCAGGGAAGATAAAGTTGGGAAAGGAAGTCTTGGCAACTCTGGAAGGGCACTGG GATAGTGAAGTATTTATTAATGACAAAAAGACAGACCTTACTGAGACTTTCTGGAATCCAACAACTGAGATAAAGCAACGCAGATTAACACGTTGCACAGTTCACAATGATGAGCAAGGAGAGTTTGAATCTGAAAG GCTCTGGCAGAATGTTACAAAGGCAATCAATAACAAGGATCAAACAGAAGCCACTCAGGAGAAGTTTGTCTTAGAAGAAGCCCAAAGAAAAGCTGCCAAAGAGAGAAAAGTCAAAGGTGAAGAGTGGACCTGCCATCTCTTTGAACAAGATTCCGTCTCTGGAGAGTGGCATTACAAATATGCTGA TTCTCGGCCATGGGACCCGCTAAATGATCTGATTCAGTTTGAAAAAGACGGTGCCATCCAGACAAAAGTCAGACATAGGACTCCAATGGTACGTTCGGGCAGTGTAATTAGTCTCAGTAACCAAGGGGCAAAGCGGGAGAAATGCAATTATCAG GTGTGTGTTCCGAAGCTGAAACACAAGTCTGGTGGGCAGCAGAAGAAAGAAAGTGGCTGCTCCTCCCCAGAACTGGATAACCAGGATTCCTCAGGGAGTGAAG CTCATCTACTAACACACAGTACACGAAGCAGAAAAAAGGGAGCCGACCACGGTGAACTTCAAAGTGCCATCGAATCTATAAAGAAAACTCAAGAGGAAATTAACCG GAACATCATCGCTCTGCGTAACCGTTTAACTACAAATGCCTCAAACACAGACAGCAGTTTTCTTCAGCAAAGAGACTATTGTATCATCATCTTCCTGATTTTGCTGCAGATTTCCATAAACTATATgttcaaatga
- the OSBPL8 gene encoding oxysterol-binding protein-related protein 8 isoform X2, with protein METIVSEVEPEKTSQNSEIKDTLGSTPVLSSNDDSPVILPTKMSHRQGKDAYLSPTKDLVQATLSPGIIHSHGFDRSKDETLQSKDDTSNSMSKSKSESKLYNGSEKDIASASSKLTKKESLKVQKKNYREEKKRATKELLSTITDPSVIVMADWLKIRGTLKSWTKLWCVLKPGVLLIYKTPKNGQWVGTVLLNACEIIERPSKKDGFCFKLFHPLEQSIWAVKGPKGEAVGSITQPLPGSYLIIRAASESDGRCWMDALELALKCSSLLKRTMIREGKEHDLNSSNENSHVNFYGLLRANNIHSNENFQLNDSEIERQHFKDQDTYSDKSDKENDHDHDHEESDNDGLGKSEESDSDTSERQDDSFIDPEPIDLIKETTYMEESHEELGEAGEASQTETVSEEHKSLIWTLLKQVRPGMDLSKVVLPTFILEPRSFLDKLSDYYYHADFLSEAALEENPYSRMKKVVKWYLSGFYKKPQGLKKPYNPILGETFRCLWLHPKTNSKTFYIAEQVSHHPPVSAFYVSNRKDGFCLSGSILAKSKFYGNSLSALLEGEGRLTFLNRGEDYTMTMPYAHCKGILYGTMTLELGGNVTITCEKTSYSAVLEFKLKPFLGSDDSVNQISGKIKLGKEVLATLEGHWDSEVFINDKKTDLTETFWNPTTEIKQRRLTRCTVHNDEQGEFESERLWQNVTKAINNKDQTEATQEKFVLEEAQRKAAKERKVKGEEWTCHLFEQDSVSGEWHYKYADSRPWDPLNDLIQFEKDGAIQTKVRHRTPMVCVPKLKHKSGGQQKKESGCSSPELDNQDSSGSEAHLLTHSTRSRKKGADHGELQSAIESIKKTQEEINRNIIALRNRLTTNASNTDSSFLQQRDYCIIIFLILLQISINYMFK; from the exons GATTTGACCGGAGTAAAGATGAAACCTTGCAAAGTAAAGATGACACTTCTAACTCTATGTCTAAGAGCAAG TCTGAGTCTAAGCTATATAATGGGTCTGAAAAGGACATTGCTTCTGCCTCAAGCAAACTTACAAAAAAGGAATCGCTCAAA GtgcaaaagaaaaattatagggAGGAGAAGAAGAGAGCCACTAAAGAATTGCTCAGTACAATCACAGACCCATCAGTTATTGTCATGGCAGATTGGCTAAAG ATCAGAGGAACATTGAAAAGCTGGACAAAACTGTGGTGTGTGTTAAAACCAGGGGTTCTTTTAATCtacaaaacacccaaaaatggACAGTGGGTAGGCACAGTTCTACTGAATGCCTGTGAAATTATAGAGAGACCGTCTAAGAAGGATGGATTCTGCTTTAAACTTTTCCACCCCTTGGAACAATCAATCTGGGCTGTTAAG GGTCCTAAAGGTGAAGCAGTTGGATCCATCACTCAGCCTCTTCCAGGCAGTTATCTGATTATTCGAGCTGCGTCAGAATCAGATG GAAGGTGCTGGATGGATGCACTAGAGCTGGCTCTAAAATGCTCCAGCCTGCTGAAACGCACCATGATCAGAGAAGGGAAAGAGCACGACCTGAACTCATCCAATGAAAACAGCCATGTAAACTTCTATGGTTTGCTAAGGGCAAACAACATCCACAGCAATGAAAATTTCCA GTTAAATGACAGTGAAATTGAAAGACAACACTTTAAAGATCAAGACACTTACTCTGACAAATCTGATAAGGAAAATGACCACGACCATGACCATGAAGAGTCTGACAATGATGGACTTGGCAAAAGTGAGGAGAGTGACAGTGACACATCAGAGAGACAGGATGACTCTTTTATTGACCCTGAACCAATTGATTTAATCAAGGAAACAACATACATGGAAGAGTCACATGAAGAACTGGGAGAG gcTGGTGAAGCCTCACAGACTGAGACTGTTTCAGAAGAACACAAAAGTTTGATCTGGACATTACTAAAGCAGGTGCGGCCAGGAATGGACTTGTCCAAAGTGGTTCTTCCCACCTTCATACTGGAACCCCGTTCCTTCCTGGATAAGCTTTCAGACTATTACTATCATGCTGACTTCCTGTCTGA agcgGCTCTAGAAGAAAATCCCTACAGCCGAATGAAGAAAGTGGTGAAGTGGTATCTGTCAGGATTTTACAAAAAGCCACAG gGTCTGAAAAAACCTTACAACCCTATACTTGGAGAAACCTTCCGCTGCTTGTGGCTTCATCCAAAAACAAATAGCAAGACATTTTACATTGCTGAGCAG GTTTCCCATCATCCACCAGTGTCTGCCTTTTATGTCAGTAACAGGAAAGACGGCTTCTGTCTAAGTGGAAGTATTCTGGCCAAATCCAAATTTTATG GCAATTCTCTGTCAGCTCTTCTGGAAGGAGAAGGCAGGCTTACATTCCTTAACAGAGGAGAGGATTACACTATGACTATGCCATATGCACACTGTAAAG GAATTCTCTATGGCACCATGACACTGGAGCTTGGAGGAAATGTCACCATTACCTGTGAGAAAACCAGTTATAGTGCCGTTCTAGAGTTCAAATTAAAG CCCTTTCTTGGTAGTGATGACAGTGTAAATCAGATATCAGGGAAGATAAAGTTGGGAAAGGAAGTCTTGGCAACTCTGGAAGGGCACTGG GATAGTGAAGTATTTATTAATGACAAAAAGACAGACCTTACTGAGACTTTCTGGAATCCAACAACTGAGATAAAGCAACGCAGATTAACACGTTGCACAGTTCACAATGATGAGCAAGGAGAGTTTGAATCTGAAAG GCTCTGGCAGAATGTTACAAAGGCAATCAATAACAAGGATCAAACAGAAGCCACTCAGGAGAAGTTTGTCTTAGAAGAAGCCCAAAGAAAAGCTGCCAAAGAGAGAAAAGTCAAAGGTGAAGAGTGGACCTGCCATCTCTTTGAACAAGATTCCGTCTCTGGAGAGTGGCATTACAAATATGCTGA TTCTCGGCCATGGGACCCGCTAAATGATCTGATTCAGTTTGAAAAAGACGGTGCCATCCAGACAAAAGTCAGACATAGGACTCCAATG GTGTGTGTTCCGAAGCTGAAACACAAGTCTGGTGGGCAGCAGAAGAAAGAAAGTGGCTGCTCCTCCCCAGAACTGGATAACCAGGATTCCTCAGGGAGTGAAG CTCATCTACTAACACACAGTACACGAAGCAGAAAAAAGGGAGCCGACCACGGTGAACTTCAAAGTGCCATCGAATCTATAAAGAAAACTCAAGAGGAAATTAACCG GAACATCATCGCTCTGCGTAACCGTTTAACTACAAATGCCTCAAACACAGACAGCAGTTTTCTTCAGCAAAGAGACTATTGTATCATCATCTTCCTGATTTTGCTGCAGATTTCCATAAACTATATgttcaaatga
- the OSBPL8 gene encoding oxysterol-binding protein-related protein 8 isoform X3, translated as MKEEGLLRRRSCAGVSPGTFPPRPDGRKLVRNASFGGYNELSPSVPGFDRSKDETLQSKDDTSNSMSKSKSESKLYNGSEKDIASASSKLTKKESLKVQKKNYREEKKRATKELLSTITDPSVIVMADWLKIRGTLKSWTKLWCVLKPGVLLIYKTPKNGQWVGTVLLNACEIIERPSKKDGFCFKLFHPLEQSIWAVKGPKGEAVGSITQPLPGSYLIIRAASESDGRCWMDALELALKCSSLLKRTMIREGKEHDLNSSNENSHVNFYGLLRANNIHSNENFQLNDSEIERQHFKDQDTYSDKSDKENDHDHDHEESDNDGLGKSEESDSDTSERQDDSFIDPEPIDLIKETTYMEESHEELGEAGEASQTETVSEEHKSLIWTLLKQVRPGMDLSKVVLPTFILEPRSFLDKLSDYYYHADFLSEAALEENPYSRMKKVVKWYLSGFYKKPQGLKKPYNPILGETFRCLWLHPKTNSKTFYIAEQVSHHPPVSAFYVSNRKDGFCLSGSILAKSKFYGNSLSALLEGEGRLTFLNRGEDYTMTMPYAHCKGILYGTMTLELGGNVTITCEKTSYSAVLEFKLKPFLGSDDSVNQISGKIKLGKEVLATLEGHWDSEVFINDKKTDLTETFWNPTTEIKQRRLTRCTVHNDEQGEFESERLWQNVTKAINNKDQTEATQEKFVLEEAQRKAAKERKVKGEEWTCHLFEQDSVSGEWHYKYADSRPWDPLNDLIQFEKDGAIQTKVRHRTPMVRSGSVISLSNQGAKREKCNYQVCVPKLKHKSGGQQKKESGCSSPELDNQDSSGSEAHLLTHSTRSRKKGADHGELQSAIESIKKTQEEINRNIIALRNRLTTNASNTDSSFLQQRDYCIIIFLILLQISINYMFK; from the exons ATGAAAGAAGAAGGCCTCCTGAGGCGCAGGTCATGTGCTGGGGTCTCACCTGGCACCTTCCCCCCAAGGCCTGACGGACGAAAGCTTGTCAGAAATGCGTCATTTGGAGGATACAATGAGCTCTCTCCTTCTGTGCCAG GATTTGACCGGAGTAAAGATGAAACCTTGCAAAGTAAAGATGACACTTCTAACTCTATGTCTAAGAGCAAG TCTGAGTCTAAGCTATATAATGGGTCTGAAAAGGACATTGCTTCTGCCTCAAGCAAACTTACAAAAAAGGAATCGCTCAAA GtgcaaaagaaaaattatagggAGGAGAAGAAGAGAGCCACTAAAGAATTGCTCAGTACAATCACAGACCCATCAGTTATTGTCATGGCAGATTGGCTAAAG ATCAGAGGAACATTGAAAAGCTGGACAAAACTGTGGTGTGTGTTAAAACCAGGGGTTCTTTTAATCtacaaaacacccaaaaatggACAGTGGGTAGGCACAGTTCTACTGAATGCCTGTGAAATTATAGAGAGACCGTCTAAGAAGGATGGATTCTGCTTTAAACTTTTCCACCCCTTGGAACAATCAATCTGGGCTGTTAAG GGTCCTAAAGGTGAAGCAGTTGGATCCATCACTCAGCCTCTTCCAGGCAGTTATCTGATTATTCGAGCTGCGTCAGAATCAGATG GAAGGTGCTGGATGGATGCACTAGAGCTGGCTCTAAAATGCTCCAGCCTGCTGAAACGCACCATGATCAGAGAAGGGAAAGAGCACGACCTGAACTCATCCAATGAAAACAGCCATGTAAACTTCTATGGTTTGCTAAGGGCAAACAACATCCACAGCAATGAAAATTTCCA GTTAAATGACAGTGAAATTGAAAGACAACACTTTAAAGATCAAGACACTTACTCTGACAAATCTGATAAGGAAAATGACCACGACCATGACCATGAAGAGTCTGACAATGATGGACTTGGCAAAAGTGAGGAGAGTGACAGTGACACATCAGAGAGACAGGATGACTCTTTTATTGACCCTGAACCAATTGATTTAATCAAGGAAACAACATACATGGAAGAGTCACATGAAGAACTGGGAGAG gcTGGTGAAGCCTCACAGACTGAGACTGTTTCAGAAGAACACAAAAGTTTGATCTGGACATTACTAAAGCAGGTGCGGCCAGGAATGGACTTGTCCAAAGTGGTTCTTCCCACCTTCATACTGGAACCCCGTTCCTTCCTGGATAAGCTTTCAGACTATTACTATCATGCTGACTTCCTGTCTGA agcgGCTCTAGAAGAAAATCCCTACAGCCGAATGAAGAAAGTGGTGAAGTGGTATCTGTCAGGATTTTACAAAAAGCCACAG gGTCTGAAAAAACCTTACAACCCTATACTTGGAGAAACCTTCCGCTGCTTGTGGCTTCATCCAAAAACAAATAGCAAGACATTTTACATTGCTGAGCAG GTTTCCCATCATCCACCAGTGTCTGCCTTTTATGTCAGTAACAGGAAAGACGGCTTCTGTCTAAGTGGAAGTATTCTGGCCAAATCCAAATTTTATG GCAATTCTCTGTCAGCTCTTCTGGAAGGAGAAGGCAGGCTTACATTCCTTAACAGAGGAGAGGATTACACTATGACTATGCCATATGCACACTGTAAAG GAATTCTCTATGGCACCATGACACTGGAGCTTGGAGGAAATGTCACCATTACCTGTGAGAAAACCAGTTATAGTGCCGTTCTAGAGTTCAAATTAAAG CCCTTTCTTGGTAGTGATGACAGTGTAAATCAGATATCAGGGAAGATAAAGTTGGGAAAGGAAGTCTTGGCAACTCTGGAAGGGCACTGG GATAGTGAAGTATTTATTAATGACAAAAAGACAGACCTTACTGAGACTTTCTGGAATCCAACAACTGAGATAAAGCAACGCAGATTAACACGTTGCACAGTTCACAATGATGAGCAAGGAGAGTTTGAATCTGAAAG GCTCTGGCAGAATGTTACAAAGGCAATCAATAACAAGGATCAAACAGAAGCCACTCAGGAGAAGTTTGTCTTAGAAGAAGCCCAAAGAAAAGCTGCCAAAGAGAGAAAAGTCAAAGGTGAAGAGTGGACCTGCCATCTCTTTGAACAAGATTCCGTCTCTGGAGAGTGGCATTACAAATATGCTGA TTCTCGGCCATGGGACCCGCTAAATGATCTGATTCAGTTTGAAAAAGACGGTGCCATCCAGACAAAAGTCAGACATAGGACTCCAATGGTACGTTCGGGCAGTGTAATTAGTCTCAGTAACCAAGGGGCAAAGCGGGAGAAATGCAATTATCAG GTGTGTGTTCCGAAGCTGAAACACAAGTCTGGTGGGCAGCAGAAGAAAGAAAGTGGCTGCTCCTCCCCAGAACTGGATAACCAGGATTCCTCAGGGAGTGAAG CTCATCTACTAACACACAGTACACGAAGCAGAAAAAAGGGAGCCGACCACGGTGAACTTCAAAGTGCCATCGAATCTATAAAGAAAACTCAAGAGGAAATTAACCG GAACATCATCGCTCTGCGTAACCGTTTAACTACAAATGCCTCAAACACAGACAGCAGTTTTCTTCAGCAAAGAGACTATTGTATCATCATCTTCCTGATTTTGCTGCAGATTTCCATAAACTATATgttcaaatga
- the OSBPL8 gene encoding oxysterol-binding protein-related protein 8 isoform X4, whose protein sequence is MKEEGLLRRRSCAGVSPGTFPPRPDGRKLVRNASFGGYNELSPSVPGFDRSKDETLQSKDDTSNSMSKSKSESKLYNGSEKDIASASSKLTKKESLKVQKKNYREEKKRATKELLSTITDPSVIVMADWLKIRGTLKSWTKLWCVLKPGVLLIYKTPKNGQWVGTVLLNACEIIERPSKKDGFCFKLFHPLEQSIWAVKGPKGEAVGSITQPLPGSYLIIRAASESDGRCWMDALELALKCSSLLKRTMIREGKEHDLNSSNENSHVNFYGLLRANNIHSNENFQLNDSEIERQHFKDQDTYSDKSDKENDHDHDHEESDNDGLGKSEESDSDTSERQDDSFIDPEPIDLIKETTYMEESHEELGEAGEASQTETVSEEHKSLIWTLLKQVRPGMDLSKVVLPTFILEPRSFLDKLSDYYYHADFLSEAALEENPYSRMKKVVKWYLSGFYKKPQGLKKPYNPILGETFRCLWLHPKTNSKTFYIAEQVSHHPPVSAFYVSNRKDGFCLSGSILAKSKFYGNSLSALLEGEGRLTFLNRGEDYTMTMPYAHCKGILYGTMTLELGGNVTITCEKTSYSAVLEFKLKPFLGSDDSVNQISGKIKLGKEVLATLEGHWDSEVFINDKKTDLTETFWNPTTEIKQRRLTRCTVHNDEQGEFESERLWQNVTKAINNKDQTEATQEKFVLEEAQRKAAKERKVKGEEWTCHLFEQDSVSGEWHYKYADSRPWDPLNDLIQFEKDGAIQTKVRHRTPMVCVPKLKHKSGGQQKKESGCSSPELDNQDSSGSEAHLLTHSTRSRKKGADHGELQSAIESIKKTQEEINRNIIALRNRLTTNASNTDSSFLQQRDYCIIIFLILLQISINYMFK, encoded by the exons ATGAAAGAAGAAGGCCTCCTGAGGCGCAGGTCATGTGCTGGGGTCTCACCTGGCACCTTCCCCCCAAGGCCTGACGGACGAAAGCTTGTCAGAAATGCGTCATTTGGAGGATACAATGAGCTCTCTCCTTCTGTGCCAG GATTTGACCGGAGTAAAGATGAAACCTTGCAAAGTAAAGATGACACTTCTAACTCTATGTCTAAGAGCAAG TCTGAGTCTAAGCTATATAATGGGTCTGAAAAGGACATTGCTTCTGCCTCAAGCAAACTTACAAAAAAGGAATCGCTCAAA GtgcaaaagaaaaattatagggAGGAGAAGAAGAGAGCCACTAAAGAATTGCTCAGTACAATCACAGACCCATCAGTTATTGTCATGGCAGATTGGCTAAAG ATCAGAGGAACATTGAAAAGCTGGACAAAACTGTGGTGTGTGTTAAAACCAGGGGTTCTTTTAATCtacaaaacacccaaaaatggACAGTGGGTAGGCACAGTTCTACTGAATGCCTGTGAAATTATAGAGAGACCGTCTAAGAAGGATGGATTCTGCTTTAAACTTTTCCACCCCTTGGAACAATCAATCTGGGCTGTTAAG GGTCCTAAAGGTGAAGCAGTTGGATCCATCACTCAGCCTCTTCCAGGCAGTTATCTGATTATTCGAGCTGCGTCAGAATCAGATG GAAGGTGCTGGATGGATGCACTAGAGCTGGCTCTAAAATGCTCCAGCCTGCTGAAACGCACCATGATCAGAGAAGGGAAAGAGCACGACCTGAACTCATCCAATGAAAACAGCCATGTAAACTTCTATGGTTTGCTAAGGGCAAACAACATCCACAGCAATGAAAATTTCCA GTTAAATGACAGTGAAATTGAAAGACAACACTTTAAAGATCAAGACACTTACTCTGACAAATCTGATAAGGAAAATGACCACGACCATGACCATGAAGAGTCTGACAATGATGGACTTGGCAAAAGTGAGGAGAGTGACAGTGACACATCAGAGAGACAGGATGACTCTTTTATTGACCCTGAACCAATTGATTTAATCAAGGAAACAACATACATGGAAGAGTCACATGAAGAACTGGGAGAG gcTGGTGAAGCCTCACAGACTGAGACTGTTTCAGAAGAACACAAAAGTTTGATCTGGACATTACTAAAGCAGGTGCGGCCAGGAATGGACTTGTCCAAAGTGGTTCTTCCCACCTTCATACTGGAACCCCGTTCCTTCCTGGATAAGCTTTCAGACTATTACTATCATGCTGACTTCCTGTCTGA agcgGCTCTAGAAGAAAATCCCTACAGCCGAATGAAGAAAGTGGTGAAGTGGTATCTGTCAGGATTTTACAAAAAGCCACAG gGTCTGAAAAAACCTTACAACCCTATACTTGGAGAAACCTTCCGCTGCTTGTGGCTTCATCCAAAAACAAATAGCAAGACATTTTACATTGCTGAGCAG GTTTCCCATCATCCACCAGTGTCTGCCTTTTATGTCAGTAACAGGAAAGACGGCTTCTGTCTAAGTGGAAGTATTCTGGCCAAATCCAAATTTTATG GCAATTCTCTGTCAGCTCTTCTGGAAGGAGAAGGCAGGCTTACATTCCTTAACAGAGGAGAGGATTACACTATGACTATGCCATATGCACACTGTAAAG GAATTCTCTATGGCACCATGACACTGGAGCTTGGAGGAAATGTCACCATTACCTGTGAGAAAACCAGTTATAGTGCCGTTCTAGAGTTCAAATTAAAG CCCTTTCTTGGTAGTGATGACAGTGTAAATCAGATATCAGGGAAGATAAAGTTGGGAAAGGAAGTCTTGGCAACTCTGGAAGGGCACTGG GATAGTGAAGTATTTATTAATGACAAAAAGACAGACCTTACTGAGACTTTCTGGAATCCAACAACTGAGATAAAGCAACGCAGATTAACACGTTGCACAGTTCACAATGATGAGCAAGGAGAGTTTGAATCTGAAAG GCTCTGGCAGAATGTTACAAAGGCAATCAATAACAAGGATCAAACAGAAGCCACTCAGGAGAAGTTTGTCTTAGAAGAAGCCCAAAGAAAAGCTGCCAAAGAGAGAAAAGTCAAAGGTGAAGAGTGGACCTGCCATCTCTTTGAACAAGATTCCGTCTCTGGAGAGTGGCATTACAAATATGCTGA TTCTCGGCCATGGGACCCGCTAAATGATCTGATTCAGTTTGAAAAAGACGGTGCCATCCAGACAAAAGTCAGACATAGGACTCCAATG GTGTGTGTTCCGAAGCTGAAACACAAGTCTGGTGGGCAGCAGAAGAAAGAAAGTGGCTGCTCCTCCCCAGAACTGGATAACCAGGATTCCTCAGGGAGTGAAG CTCATCTACTAACACACAGTACACGAAGCAGAAAAAAGGGAGCCGACCACGGTGAACTTCAAAGTGCCATCGAATCTATAAAGAAAACTCAAGAGGAAATTAACCG GAACATCATCGCTCTGCGTAACCGTTTAACTACAAATGCCTCAAACACAGACAGCAGTTTTCTTCAGCAAAGAGACTATTGTATCATCATCTTCCTGATTTTGCTGCAGATTTCCATAAACTATATgttcaaatga